The proteins below come from a single Trachemys scripta elegans isolate TJP31775 chromosome 16, CAS_Tse_1.0, whole genome shotgun sequence genomic window:
- the CDK2 gene encoding cyclin-dependent kinase 2 isoform X1, whose product MCFGVTDVTQVGLELIGAPDLLRVSRLPMASLPPQRDGGRPQHGHPGDLPAQGAESLQHRQGLSRAGAVTSPHSSPCARRLLDVIHTENKLYLVFEFLHQDLKKFMDSSSISGIPLPLIKSYLFQLLQGLAFCHSHRVLHRDLKPQNLLINAEGAIKLADFGLARAFGVPVRTYTHEVVTLWYRAPEILLGCKYYSTAVDIWSLGCIFAEMITRRALFPGDSEIDQLFRIFRTLGTPDEAVWPGVTSMPDYKPSFPKWARQDFSKVVPPLDEEGRKLLAQMLHYDPNKRISAKSALNHPFFRDVTKAVPHLRL is encoded by the exons ATGTGCTTTGGTGTCACGGATGTCACTCAAGTGGGGCTGGAGTTGATTGGAGCCCCAGACCTTCTGCGTGTCTCCAGGCTCCCCATggcttccctccccccgcagagAGACGGAGGGCGTCCCCAGCACGGCCATCCGGGAGATCTCCCTGCTCAAGGAGCTGAATCACTCCAACATCGTCAA ggcctcTCCAGGGCGGGAGCCGTGACGTCTCCTCATTCCTCTCCCTGCGCCCGCAGGCTGCTGGACGTGATCCACACGGAGAACAAGCTCTACCTGGTCTTCGAGTTCCTGCACCAGGACCTGAAGAAGTTCATGGACTCCTCCTCCATCAGCGGCATCCCTCTGCCCCTCATCAAG AGTTACCtgttccagctgctgcagggcctGGCTTTCTGCCACTCCCACCGGGTGCTGCACCGCGACCTCAAGCCCCAGAACCTGCTCATCAATGCTGAGGGAGCCATCAAGCTGGCGGACTTCGGGCTGGCGCGGGCGTTCGGCGTGCCGGTGCGAACCTACACCCATGAG GTGGTGACTCTCTGGTACCGCGCCCCTGAAATCCTGCTCGGCTGCAAGTACTACTCGACGGCCGTGGATATCTGGAGCCTGGGCTGCATCTTTGCCGAGATG ATCACCAGGCGAGCCCTGTTTCCCGGAGACTCAGAAATTGACCAGCTCTTCCGCATCTTCCGGACGCTGGGCACCCCGGATGAGGCCGTGTGGCCGGGGGTCACTTCCATGCCTGATTACAAGCCCAGCTTCCCCAAATGGGCCAGACAGGACTTCAGCAAGGTGGTGCCCCCCCTGGACGAGGAAGGGAGGAAGCTCTTGGCT CAAATGCTGCACTACGACCCCAACAAGCGGATTTCGGCCAAGTCAGCGCTGAACCATCCCTTCTTCCGGGACGTCACCAAGGCCGTCCCTCACCTGCGCTTGTGA